A single genomic interval of Cupriavidus necator harbors:
- a CDS encoding acyl-CoA dehydrogenase family protein: METLSAADASAGAQADWLGLAATLGRTFDARAPEIDASGQFVSANYDDLRAHRFFAAAVPRELGGAGLSHQELGAVLRELGKYCGSTALAFAMHTHPVATAAWRWRNQQASVEGLLKRVAGEQMVLLGSGGSDWLQGSGKATRVDGGFRVDARKIFASGAPAADLFMTCAVHDDPETGPTVLHFALPMKSPGVRVLSNWHTLGMRGTGSHDVLLEGVLVPDTAIAARRPQGVWHPMMHTVAMIALPLIYAVYVGVAEAARDIALQLARQRRLSAHAVEAAGRLCNEADAAQLALDAMFAAASGQAPGAVTTNRIMCARTLAARAVLATVEAAMDLAGGAGFYRDAGLERRFRDAQGARFHPLQAGAQQEYAGRMALGLDLDAPPGEVRPAAQ; encoded by the coding sequence ATGGAAACCCTTTCCGCAGCGGATGCCAGCGCAGGCGCACAGGCCGACTGGCTCGGCCTGGCCGCGACCCTGGGCCGCACCTTCGACGCACGCGCGCCAGAGATCGATGCCAGCGGGCAGTTCGTCAGCGCCAACTACGACGACCTGCGCGCGCACCGCTTCTTTGCCGCGGCCGTGCCGCGGGAACTTGGCGGCGCCGGGCTGTCGCACCAGGAGCTGGGCGCGGTGCTGCGCGAGCTGGGCAAGTACTGCGGATCGACCGCGCTGGCCTTTGCCATGCACACCCACCCGGTGGCCACGGCCGCGTGGCGCTGGCGCAATCAGCAAGCGTCGGTGGAGGGGCTGCTCAAGCGCGTGGCGGGCGAGCAGATGGTGCTGCTGGGCAGCGGCGGTTCGGACTGGCTGCAGGGCAGCGGCAAGGCTACGCGCGTGGATGGCGGCTTTCGCGTGGATGCGCGCAAGATCTTCGCCAGCGGCGCGCCGGCGGCGGACCTGTTCATGACCTGCGCCGTCCATGACGATCCGGAGACCGGGCCCACGGTGCTGCATTTCGCGCTGCCGATGAAGTCGCCGGGCGTACGCGTGCTGTCGAACTGGCACACGCTGGGCATGCGCGGCACCGGCTCGCATGATGTGCTGCTTGAAGGCGTGCTGGTTCCGGATACCGCCATTGCCGCCCGCCGCCCGCAAGGCGTGTGGCATCCGATGATGCATACGGTGGCGATGATCGCGCTGCCGCTGATCTATGCGGTCTACGTCGGCGTGGCCGAGGCCGCGCGCGATATCGCGCTGCAGCTGGCGCGCCAGCGGCGCCTGAGCGCACATGCGGTGGAAGCCGCCGGGCGCCTGTGCAACGAGGCCGATGCCGCGCAGCTGGCGCTGGATGCGATGTTCGCGGCGGCATCGGGGCAGGCGCCGGGCGCGGTCACCACCAACCGCATCATGTGCGCCCGCACGCTGGCCGCGCGCGCGGTGCTGGCGACGGTCGAGGCGGCGATGGACCTGGCCGGCGGCGCGGGCTTCTATCGCGATGCCGGGCTGGAGCGGCGCTTTCGCGATGCGCAGGGCGCGCGCTTCCATCCGCTGCAGGCCGGTGCCCAGCAGGAGTACGCAGGGCGCATGGCACTGGGGCTGGATCTCGATGCGCCGCCCGGCGAGGTGCGGCCTGCCGCGCAATGA
- a CDS encoding flavin reductase family protein, which translates to MIPALAPLPYDTQACNDSGQDDPARAISHDGAARRALRDALGQFATGVTIVTAADADGQPVGVTINAFTSVSLAPPLLLWCLARSSGSLAALRAAPCHAINVLGSGQQALCRRFAARGADRFAGVDCRPGPFGTVLSGGTLAYFICRHHSVRVVGDHVIFVVEVVAYGSTPGAPLVFHAGGFEVPAP; encoded by the coding sequence ATGATCCCCGCCCTGGCGCCGCTGCCGTATGACACGCAAGCCTGCAACGACAGCGGCCAGGACGACCCGGCCCGCGCCATCAGCCACGATGGCGCGGCGCGGCGGGCCTTGCGCGATGCGCTGGGGCAGTTTGCCACGGGCGTTACCATCGTCACGGCCGCGGACGCCGACGGCCAGCCGGTCGGCGTCACGATCAATGCCTTTACCTCGGTGTCGCTCGCACCGCCGTTGCTGTTGTGGTGCCTGGCACGCAGCTCCGGCAGCCTGGCGGCGCTGCGTGCGGCGCCGTGCCACGCGATCAATGTGCTGGGGAGCGGGCAGCAGGCCTTGTGCCGGCGCTTCGCCGCGCGCGGTGCTGACCGCTTCGCGGGCGTCGATTGCCGCCCCGGGCCGTTTGGCACGGTGCTGAGCGGCGGCACGCTGGCGTACTTTATCTGCCGGCACCACTCGGTGCGCGTGGTGGGCGACCACGTGATCTTTGTCGTGGAGGTGGTGGCCTATGGATCGACGCCGGGCGCGCCGCTGGTGTTCCACGCAGGCGGGTTTGAGGTACCAGCGCCTTAG
- a CDS encoding DMT family transporter: protein MPRANTVVLTALAMLAFAGNSLLCRLALKGTTIDAASFTLARVAAAALVLWVIVVARHQLVRTVVAQRLPPVEGNWISALALFCYAAAFSFAYVRLTAGTGALLLFAAVQATMTGYGLYAGEPMRLQQWIGLALALAGLVWLLLPGLATPPLPSSLLMIAAGIAWGVYSLRGRRAADPASTTAGNFLRAVPMALALGAVMQAQRSLDGAGLAYALLSGAITSGLGYVIWYAVVPQLKAAIAATVQLSVPVITAAGGIALLGEALSLRLALSAAAVLGGIALVIAGKRG from the coding sequence ATGCCGCGCGCGAACACCGTGGTGCTGACCGCACTGGCGATGCTCGCCTTTGCCGGCAATTCACTGCTGTGCCGGCTCGCGCTGAAGGGCACCACCATCGACGCGGCCAGCTTTACGCTGGCCCGCGTCGCCGCGGCGGCGCTGGTGCTGTGGGTCATCGTCGTGGCGCGGCACCAGTTGGTGCGCACGGTCGTGGCGCAACGGCTGCCGCCGGTGGAAGGCAACTGGATTTCCGCGCTTGCACTGTTCTGCTATGCCGCGGCCTTTTCCTTTGCCTATGTGCGCCTCACCGCGGGGACCGGCGCGCTGCTGCTGTTCGCGGCGGTGCAGGCCACCATGACCGGCTATGGCCTCTATGCCGGCGAGCCCATGCGCCTGCAGCAATGGATTGGCCTGGCCCTGGCGCTGGCCGGGCTGGTATGGCTGTTGCTGCCAGGGCTGGCCACGCCGCCGCTGCCGTCCTCGCTGCTGATGATCGCGGCCGGCATCGCATGGGGCGTTTATTCGCTGCGCGGCAGGCGCGCCGCGGATCCCGCTTCCACCACCGCGGGCAACTTCCTGCGCGCGGTGCCGATGGCGCTGGCGCTGGGTGCGGTGATGCAGGCGCAGCGATCACTGGACGGCGCGGGGCTGGCCTATGCGCTGTTGTCCGGCGCCATCACCTCCGGGCTGGGCTATGTCATCTGGTATGCCGTGGTGCCGCAGCTGAAGGCCGCCATCGCCGCCACCGTGCAACTGAGCGTGCCGGTCATTACGGCGGCAGGCGGCATCGCGCTGCTCGGTGAAGCCCTGAGCCTGCGGCTGGCATTGAGCGCGGCCGCGGTGCTGGGCGGCATTGCGCTGGTGATCGCGGGCAAGCGCGGCTAA
- a CDS encoding 2-hydroxy-3-oxopropionate reductase, whose translation MSKIGFIGLGVMGKPMVQHLVDGGHTVFAHTRSGVPQDLQDAGVKACASAEEVAKQSETIILMLPDTPDVERVLFGEKGVADGLADTAGGITVIDMSSISPIATREFARCIEALGVDYIDAPVSGGEVGAKAGTLSIMAGGKQEVFDRVLPILQLMGKNITRVGEAGDGQVAKVANQVIVALTIEAVSEALVLAARAGADPARVREALMGGFASSRILEVHGERMIKRTFDPGFRIALHQKDLELALSTARQLGVGLPNTASCQQLFNVCSGLGGAGWDHSGLVRAIEHLSSFAIGDEPPAA comes from the coding sequence ATGAGCAAGATCGGCTTTATCGGACTTGGCGTGATGGGCAAGCCCATGGTGCAGCACCTTGTCGACGGCGGGCATACCGTGTTCGCCCATACGCGCAGCGGCGTGCCGCAGGACCTCCAGGATGCCGGCGTGAAAGCCTGCGCCAGCGCCGAGGAGGTGGCGAAGCAGTCGGAAACCATCATCCTGATGCTGCCTGACACGCCCGACGTGGAGCGGGTGCTGTTTGGCGAGAAGGGGGTCGCTGACGGCCTTGCCGACACGGCAGGCGGCATTACCGTGATCGACATGAGCTCGATCTCGCCGATCGCCACGCGCGAGTTCGCGCGCTGCATCGAAGCGCTCGGCGTCGACTATATCGATGCGCCGGTCTCCGGCGGCGAGGTCGGGGCCAAGGCGGGCACGCTGTCGATCATGGCCGGCGGCAAGCAGGAAGTATTCGACCGCGTGCTGCCGATCCTGCAGCTGATGGGCAAGAACATCACGCGCGTGGGCGAGGCCGGCGACGGCCAGGTGGCCAAGGTGGCCAACCAGGTGATCGTGGCGCTGACCATCGAGGCGGTCAGCGAAGCGCTGGTGCTGGCCGCCCGCGCCGGCGCCGATCCCGCGCGCGTGCGCGAGGCGCTGATGGGCGGCTTTGCCAGCTCGCGCATCCTGGAAGTGCATGGCGAACGCATGATCAAGCGCACCTTCGACCCGGGCTTCCGCATCGCGCTGCACCAGAAGGACCTGGAACTGGCGCTGTCCACCGCGCGCCAGCTCGGCGTGGGCCTGCCCAACACGGCGTCGTGCCAGCAGCTGTTCAATGTCTGCAGCGGGCTGGGCGGCGCGGGCTGGGATCATTCCGGACTGGTCAGGGCGATCGAGCACCTGTCCTCGTTCGCCATCGGCGACGAACCGCCCGCAGCCTGA